One window from the genome of Rariglobus hedericola encodes:
- a CDS encoding YhcH/YjgK/YiaL family protein has product MALFGSLATVRTQLAGSPSFQKALAYVEEILRPGSEAHQRLLAVATGDTGRVELGDGVFALEQAYIAKPPAEGRWEAHRVYIDVQVIVSGDELMEVTDVSRLAVAEDHTPAKDILFFEQNLEGSVLRMRAGELAVFYPVDAHKPSLAAGVPAALVRKTVVKVPVASVS; this is encoded by the coding sequence ATGGCACTTTTTGGATCCCTCGCCACCGTTCGCACGCAACTCGCCGGCAGCCCTTCGTTTCAAAAGGCGCTGGCTTATGTGGAGGAAATTCTCCGTCCCGGCTCCGAGGCGCATCAACGCCTGCTGGCGGTCGCGACCGGCGACACGGGGCGCGTTGAACTGGGCGACGGGGTGTTTGCCCTGGAGCAGGCCTACATTGCCAAGCCGCCCGCCGAAGGGCGTTGGGAGGCGCACCGCGTTTATATCGACGTGCAGGTGATCGTGAGCGGCGACGAACTCATGGAAGTGACCGATGTGTCGCGCCTCGCGGTCGCGGAGGATCATACACCGGCCAAGGATATTTTATTTTTTGAACAGAACCTCGAAGGCTCGGTGCTGCGCATGCGCGCCGGCGAACTCGCGGTGTTTTATCCCGTCGATGCCCACAAGCCCTCGCTCGCTGCCGGCGTGCCGGCCGCGCTGGTGCGCAAGACCGTCGTCAAGGTGCCGGTCGCTTCCGTCTCGTGA
- a CDS encoding 23S rRNA (adenine(2030)-N(6))-methyltransferase RlmJ, producing MNYRHSYHAGNFADVMKHAVLVRVVRAMQRKERGFLYVDTHAGRGRYDLASAARGDTLERKPEWPDGIGRLWNRTRMPEVLADYVAQVKAYDQKMGNLEALPRFYPGSPRIVRALARPQDRLSLFEKQHDEAGELRAEFARSSGVGIQSADGYAGLRGQLPPPEKRALVLIDPPFESKDEFERVAATVADALKRSPAATIMVWYPLTERARVDMFFDDLAALSLPPTFSLELTVVGPMHPMKMKGCGLVVINPPYEIDKELTPCCTWMAEMLAQDQGGRAELRWLVKEA from the coding sequence GTGAACTACCGCCACAGTTATCACGCGGGGAATTTCGCGGACGTCATGAAGCATGCGGTGCTCGTGCGCGTCGTGCGTGCGATGCAGCGCAAGGAACGCGGGTTTCTTTATGTCGATACGCATGCGGGCCGCGGTCGCTACGATCTGGCATCGGCCGCGCGCGGGGACACGCTGGAGCGCAAGCCCGAGTGGCCGGACGGCATCGGCCGCCTCTGGAACCGCACGCGCATGCCCGAGGTGCTGGCGGACTATGTCGCGCAGGTGAAAGCATACGACCAGAAGATGGGCAACCTCGAGGCGCTGCCGCGTTTTTATCCGGGCTCGCCGCGCATCGTGCGTGCGCTGGCGCGTCCGCAGGACCGGCTTTCGTTGTTTGAAAAACAACACGACGAAGCAGGCGAATTGCGCGCGGAGTTTGCCCGTTCGAGCGGCGTGGGAATCCAGTCGGCGGATGGCTACGCCGGCCTGCGCGGACAACTGCCGCCCCCTGAAAAACGCGCTCTGGTGCTGATCGATCCGCCGTTCGAATCGAAGGACGAGTTTGAACGCGTGGCCGCGACGGTCGCCGATGCGTTGAAGCGCTCCCCGGCGGCGACGATCATGGTGTGGTATCCGCTGACCGAGCGCGCGCGGGTGGATATGTTTTTTGATGATCTGGCCGCGCTGTCGTTGCCGCCGACGTTTTCACTGGAGCTGACGGTCGTCGGCCCGATGCATCCGATGAAGATGAAAGGCTGCGGCCTCGTGGTGATCAATCCGCCCTACGAAATAGACAAGGAGTTGACGCCTTGCTGCACGTGGATGGCCGAGATGCTGGCGCAGGATCAAGGCGGCCGTGCGGAGCTGCGTTGGTTGGTGAAGGAGGCGTGA
- a CDS encoding metallophosphoesterase family protein, producing MPGPVIRIFSDLHFRDGESRLQHLDALAPLLEGADQLVFNGDTVDSQDPAPGGGFPEVQAFFARYSDHVTFLTGNHDPDISPHAELSLNNGRVWITHGDVLFDGIAPWSELRPIMAARIQANAHGIPPGELALIETRLRLNRLACIGLVESHSRSRRTPAAIAIRLAHELISPSRIFAMLKVWRTTPQLARRLARAQRPAAQLVVLGHTHYPGVWRHTDGPVVVNTGSFSRPLGNLFVELRGDHVRVIKITRRHGKFHPGRLVTEFPLAP from the coding sequence ATGCCCGGACCGGTTATACGTATTTTTTCAGACCTGCATTTTCGCGATGGCGAGAGTCGTCTCCAGCACCTCGACGCCCTGGCTCCGTTACTCGAAGGCGCCGACCAGCTGGTGTTCAACGGCGACACGGTTGACTCGCAGGATCCCGCGCCCGGCGGCGGATTTCCAGAAGTGCAGGCGTTTTTCGCGCGGTATTCCGATCACGTTACATTCCTCACCGGTAATCACGACCCCGACATCTCTCCGCACGCCGAGCTTTCGCTCAACAACGGCCGCGTATGGATCACCCATGGCGACGTGTTGTTCGACGGCATCGCCCCGTGGAGTGAATTGCGCCCCATCATGGCCGCACGTATCCAGGCCAACGCCCACGGCATCCCGCCCGGCGAGCTCGCGTTGATCGAAACCCGGCTGCGTCTTAACCGGCTCGCGTGCATCGGGCTGGTCGAATCGCATTCCCGTTCCCGCCGCACTCCGGCGGCCATCGCCATCCGGCTGGCCCACGAACTGATTTCACCGAGCCGGATATTCGCCATGTTGAAGGTCTGGCGAACGACTCCCCAACTCGCCCGCCGGCTCGCCCGGGCGCAGCGTCCTGCGGCCCAGCTCGTCGTGCTCGGCCACACGCACTACCCCGGCGTGTGGCGGCACACCGACGGTCCTGTCGTGGTCAACACCGGCTCGTTTTCGCGTCCGTTGGGCAACCTCTTCGTCGAACTTCGCGGCGATCACGTGCGCGTCATAAAAATCACCCGTCGCCACGGCAAATTTCACCCCGGCCGGCTCGTCACCGAGTTTCCGCTGGCTCCGTGA
- a CDS encoding cyclic peptide export ABC transporter encodes MRVLLLLLRTSRWDAITGILAGAATGLATSGFAWILQAVIARRGENWHLYAVAFAGCWLVYGAGAVLADNRLTRVAQRAVRELRLSVSRRILAVPLPVLEREQNRIFPVLVEDIAAISRAAERLPTVISGLVTVIGCFVLLTVVSWQLAVACLVLVALALGGYVLPLHRFQKHLARWRADWDGISTLLDAIVRGHKELLQDDRKRSVFFDRHLEPVCRRQEVELTRANTWETLVKRWGELLLLLGVGLLLFTLPLHGWATHEQFGRFLFIALFMLAPLSNLVGFSTYLSRVALAMDRAEQIGIVLGQDDPASATPPAHRTDTPTPNPAAIQFGLREVSYRHSRDDAAPFDLGPVSLTFDRAEVVFVCGGNGSGKTTLLKLICGLYPPSHGELVSAGRTVDDAALAGHRRRFGVIFADFFLFSSLLGYEDAPAAAAQKLLKDVHLEKLVSIGADGAFSTTKLSQGQRKRLALVATLLEDKPVYVFDEWAADQDPEFRRWFYEHILPGLRARGKLVIAITHDDAFYPTADRIVRLSEGRIVSDTRQTAVS; translated from the coding sequence ATGCGCGTCCTGCTCCTGTTGCTCCGCACCTCTCGCTGGGATGCGATCACCGGTATTCTGGCAGGAGCCGCGACCGGCTTGGCCACCAGTGGCTTTGCGTGGATTCTGCAAGCGGTGATCGCCCGGCGCGGCGAAAACTGGCATCTCTACGCCGTCGCGTTCGCCGGTTGCTGGCTGGTCTATGGCGCCGGGGCCGTCCTCGCCGACAACCGCCTCACCCGTGTAGCCCAGCGCGCGGTGCGAGAACTGCGGTTATCTGTCAGCCGACGTATTCTCGCGGTGCCATTGCCCGTGCTCGAGCGTGAACAAAACCGCATTTTCCCCGTGTTGGTGGAGGACATCGCCGCTATTTCGCGCGCGGCCGAACGACTGCCCACGGTCATCTCCGGGCTCGTTACCGTAATCGGGTGTTTTGTGCTGCTCACCGTGGTCTCCTGGCAACTCGCGGTTGCCTGCCTGGTGCTCGTCGCCCTGGCGCTGGGCGGATATGTCCTACCTCTGCATCGTTTCCAGAAACACCTCGCCCGCTGGCGCGCCGACTGGGATGGCATCAGCACCTTGCTCGACGCCATCGTGCGCGGTCACAAGGAACTGCTTCAGGACGATCGTAAACGCAGCGTGTTTTTCGACCGTCATCTGGAACCGGTCTGCCGTCGCCAGGAAGTCGAGCTCACCCGCGCCAACACTTGGGAAACCCTCGTCAAACGCTGGGGCGAACTACTGCTCCTGCTCGGCGTCGGCTTGCTCCTGTTCACTTTGCCCCTGCACGGCTGGGCTACGCACGAACAGTTCGGGCGCTTCCTGTTCATTGCGCTTTTCATGCTCGCGCCGCTTTCTAATCTCGTCGGCTTCAGCACTTACCTCAGCCGCGTCGCCCTCGCCATGGATCGCGCCGAGCAGATCGGTATTGTGCTTGGTCAGGATGATCCGGCATCCGCGACGCCGCCCGCGCACCGCACCGACACTCCGACCCCGAATCCGGCCGCGATTCAATTCGGTTTGCGCGAGGTTTCCTACCGCCACTCCCGCGACGATGCCGCACCGTTCGACCTCGGTCCGGTTTCACTCACCTTCGACCGCGCCGAAGTGGTTTTCGTCTGCGGTGGCAACGGCAGCGGTAAAACCACGCTCCTTAAATTAATCTGCGGTTTGTATCCGCCTTCGCACGGAGAACTGGTTTCTGCCGGACGCACCGTTGATGACGCCGCACTCGCCGGTCACCGCCGCCGCTTCGGGGTGATCTTTGCCGACTTCTTCCTGTTCAGTAGCCTGCTCGGTTATGAGGACGCACCCGCGGCCGCGGCGCAAAAACTCCTGAAGGACGTTCATCTCGAAAAACTGGTTTCCATCGGAGCCGACGGTGCGTTTTCGACCACCAAGCTTTCCCAAGGCCAGCGCAAGCGCCTCGCCCTCGTCGCCACCTTGCTCGAGGACAAACCCGTCTACGTTTTCGACGAGTGGGCAGCCGATCAGGACCCCGAGTTTCGCCGCTGGTTTTACGAGCATATCCTGCCGGGCCTTCGTGCGCGCGGCAAACTCGTGATCGCCATCACGCACGACGATGCGTTCTACCCGACGGCGGATCGTATCGTGCGATTGTCGGAAGGACGGATCGTGTCCGACACGAGACAAACCGCCGTCAGCTGA